One region of Pedosphaera parvula Ellin514 genomic DNA includes:
- a CDS encoding helix-turn-helix domain-containing protein, whose translation MAWKTVTPMEEMIRFVMLARSARFTVTELCEQFGISRKTGYKHLARYAADGLQGLAQRSHRPLQFPQRTDLAVEALVLAERRLHQTWEPKKLHKVLELNHGIESPPAPSTIGEILRRHGLSVKRRRKAGLYVALNEGLTVPTHPNHVWTVDFNFFRDFGRIGIIKLAVFVTPVRPEDGTFYDRSAALNTWAKRLGEILNAYHLAGLEAVYSPSSPWPTVPVPINGSPGLGMETSSRS comes from the coding sequence ATGGCTTGGAAAACTGTGACCCCGATGGAAGAGATGATTCGATTTGTGATGTTGGCGCGGAGCGCGCGCTTTACGGTGACGGAACTGTGCGAGCAGTTCGGCATCAGCCGCAAAACTGGCTACAAACATTTGGCTCGCTACGCCGCGGATGGCTTGCAGGGCTTGGCCCAGCGCAGCCATCGTCCGCTCCAGTTTCCGCAACGAACCGACCTGGCGGTGGAAGCCCTAGTCCTGGCCGAGCGCCGGCTGCACCAGACCTGGGAGCCCAAGAAGCTGCACAAGGTTTTGGAGCTCAACCATGGGATTGAGTCGCCGCCCGCGCCGAGCACCATCGGCGAGATTCTCCGGCGCCACGGCCTGAGCGTAAAGCGGCGGCGCAAGGCGGGGCTGTACGTTGCGCTCAACGAAGGGCTGACCGTGCCCACGCACCCCAACCACGTGTGGACGGTGGACTTCAACTTTTTCCGGGATTTTGGCCGCATTGGCATCATAAAACTCGCCGTGTTTGTGACACCAGTTCGGCCAGAAGACGGCACTTTTTACGACCGCAGTGCGGCACTTAACACTTGGGCCAAACGCCTTGGTGAGATTCTCAACGCGTATCATTTGGCCGGATTGGAGGCTGTATATTCCCCATCCAGTCCATGGCCCACCGTGCCGGTGCCAATTAATGGATCACCAGGCTTGGGCATGGAAACCAGTTCCAGATCATAA
- a CDS encoding FKBP-type peptidyl-prolyl cis-trans isomerase N-terminal domain-containing protein produces MNLKLEKTLILITAFTAFSIIAQEFAPIIPPDKEKVSYALGMQMALEFKPTGVHLDPDVVAQSVKDVLEGKPTVMKESDIAEILNKARQDGLSTYTMTVKGRDKFSYAAGMRRGLQLQLAGAEIDSSALGLGLKEMLEGKPTKVKESEIEPLFKQAQAYALGQQSKKNKAASEDFLAKNAKEKGVKVMPDGLQYKVLEAGNGEKPTTNDLIIVKYRGTYVNGTVFDYKEHFLTRSDAGTMGMQEALQQMRVGSKWQIFVPSDLAFGHKGEQALKIGPDSTLIYDLELVSMPKPGDPLIGTGTVGHGLDGEYTASNPAK; encoded by the coding sequence ATGAATTTAAAATTAGAGAAAACATTAATCTTGATCACGGCGTTCACAGCGTTTTCCATCATTGCCCAGGAATTCGCACCAATCATTCCACCAGACAAAGAGAAGGTAAGTTATGCTTTGGGAATGCAGATGGCTTTGGAATTCAAGCCTACTGGTGTGCATCTTGATCCCGATGTGGTTGCCCAGAGCGTCAAGGATGTGTTGGAAGGAAAACCGACAGTCATGAAGGAATCCGACATTGCGGAAATTCTTAATAAGGCACGGCAGGATGGGCTTTCGACCTATACGATGACAGTAAAGGGCAGGGACAAATTCAGCTATGCGGCCGGAATGAGAAGGGGACTGCAACTTCAACTCGCAGGTGCGGAAATAGATTCCAGTGCTCTTGGCTTGGGGTTGAAGGAGATGTTGGAAGGGAAGCCAACTAAAGTTAAGGAATCAGAAATCGAGCCGCTTTTCAAGCAGGCACAAGCATATGCATTGGGTCAACAATCCAAAAAGAATAAAGCTGCCAGCGAAGATTTTCTGGCTAAAAACGCCAAAGAAAAGGGAGTCAAGGTTATGCCTGACGGTTTGCAATACAAGGTTCTGGAAGCAGGCAATGGCGAAAAGCCCACCACCAACGATCTCATCATAGTAAAGTACCGGGGTACGTATGTTAATGGAACGGTATTTGACTACAAAGAGCATTTTTTGACCAGAAGCGACGCAGGAACCATGGGAATGCAGGAAGCTTTGCAACAAATGAGAGTTGGATCTAAATGGCAGATTTTTGTGCCCTCGGATCTTGCCTTTGGTCATAAAGGGGAACAGGCGCTGAAGATTGGTCCTGATTCAACTCTGATTTATGATCTGGAACTGGTTTCCATGCCCAAGCCTGGTGATCCATTAATTGGCACCGGCACGGTGGGCCATGGACTGGATGGGGAATATACAGCCTCCAATCCGGCCAAATGA
- a CDS encoding nuclear transport factor 2 family protein has product MAITADYVRQVFKGLESGDGAEFFAHVANDVDWIVEGTHPLAGHYHSKADFVAGTFAKLGKVLPKGTQLQVEHLLVKDDEAVVELHSLATAKNGMRFDNRYCWVCTFENNVITRVRAYLDSAMVAQLFEENPMSL; this is encoded by the coding sequence ATGGCTATCACCGCAGACTATGTTCGTCAGGTTTTCAAAGGCCTCGAGAGTGGTGACGGCGCTGAATTTTTTGCGCACGTTGCCAATGACGTCGATTGGATCGTGGAGGGCACCCATCCCTTGGCCGGTCATTATCACTCGAAGGCGGACTTCGTCGCCGGCACGTTCGCCAAGCTCGGAAAAGTGCTTCCGAAAGGTACGCAGTTGCAGGTCGAGCACCTTCTCGTGAAGGATGACGAAGCCGTGGTTGAACTACATTCGTTAGCGACGGCAAAAAATGGCATGCGTTTTGACAATCGTTACTGCTGGGTTTGCACCTTCGAAAACAATGTCATCACAAGAGTTCGGGCCTACTTGGACTCAGCGATGGTCGCCCAATTATTCGAGGAGAACCCGATGTCTCTGTAA